CACTTCCGGCCAGCCCTGCGCGGCAGCGTGGGCCATGGCGGCCTCGAACAGCGCCTTGCCAAGGCCGAGGCCGCGCGCCTGGGGCACCAGGACGACCCAGCGTAGCTGGCCGCGGCCGCCGCGGTCGATCATGGCGGCGCAGCCGAGCGTTTCAGCGCCGCGCTCGGCGAACCAGACGCGGCTTGCGCGCGCGGGGTCGGTGAGGTCCGCTTCCTCGACCGTCTTGCGGACATAGTCAGCAAAACCAGAGGCAAAGCGTGGCCCTTCCCCGGCATAGCCGCGCGCGTGAAGGTCGACCACGAGGTCAGTGTCGCCGGGACGCCACTCGCTCCGCAGGCGAACTTCCGGCGCACCGACCTGTGCCAAAGGGGGAAATTTCCGTGACATTTTTGTCTAGCCCTCCCGAATTCCGCTGCCGCCCGGTTCCGCAGGGGCAGCACGCCCTTGGTCAGCCCGCCCGGCGGCGTTAGTTTCCCCGCCAAGGATGCGAGACGTCAATCCGGAATACCGGAGGGCCGCATCCCACAGGAGGAAACCATGAAGACCAATTACATGTTGGGTGCGTCTGCCATTGCGTTCGCCCTGCTGGCGTTTGCGCCGGCGGCGATTGCCCAGGACACCGGCGACGACGCCGAAGCCCGCCAGAAGACCGTGATCGTCACGGCGACCAAGCGCAACGAGACCATCCAGGACGTGCCGTTCTCGATCAACGCCCAGACGGCGGAAGACATCGAGCGGTCCGGCGCCGGCAATCTCGAGGACGTGGCCCGCTCGGTGGCCGGCCTCTCGATCCAGAACCTCGGCCCCGGCCAGAGCCAGGTCGCCGTGCGCGGCGTCTCGGCCGGCCAGATCGTGCGCGACCAGCCGGGCGTGAAGGAACAGGTGGGTGTGTATCTCGACGAGTCGGTGATCTCGCTGTCGCTGTTCACGCCGGACATCGACCTCTATGACCTCAACCGCATCGAGACGCTGCGGGGACCGCAAGGCACGCTGTTCGGATCGGGTTCGGTCGGCGGCACGGTGCGCTACATCACCAACCAGCCGGTGATCGGCACGCAGGAAGGCAGCCTCGAGGCGAACCTCAACACGATCAGCGATGGCGGCACGGGCGGGCATGTCAAAGGCATGATCAACCTGCCGCTCGGCGACACGGCGGCGCTGCGCGCGGTCGGCTATCACACCGAGTATGGCGGCTGGATCGACGCGATCGGCCCCTCCGGCGGCGAAGACGTCAACAGCGGCAATCGCACGGGCGGGCGCATCGCGCTGACCTTCCAGCCGAACGAGGCGCTGACCATCACGCCGCGCATCATCTACCAGGAGATCGGGGCGGACGGGTTCAACCGGGCCGAAGCGTTCAACTGGCTGTCGGGCTCGGCGACGATGCCGGACAATTCGCAATTCCTGTTGCTGGACGAAGAGTTCTCGGACGAGACGATGATTGCCGACCTGACGGCGAGCCTCGATCTCGGCGCGGTGACGTTGACTTCGGTGACGAGCTATATCGACCGGGACATCCTGGTCAGCCGCGATGCCTCGGCGCTGACGTCCAGCGTGTCGTCGGATCTTGGCTATCCGGCGCCGTCCTTCTTCCTGCCCTCGAACCTGCGGGACACCACCGCCTACGAGAGCACGACGCAGGAGCTGCGGCTGAGCTCGAATTCCGACGGGGCGCTGCAATGGCTGGCCGGCGTGTTCTATTCGAACAATGACCGGGTCTATGCGCAGCGCCTGCCGACGCCGGGTTACGATGCGGTGACGGACGCAACGCTCGGCGCCGGCACGTCGGCTGCGGTGGCCAACGGCTTCCCGGCCGACTCGCCGTTCAACTCGGACCTCTCCTACTCCCTAACCCAATGGGCGGTGTTCGGCGAGGCGAGCTATGACCTGACCGAGAAACTGACCGTCACGGCCGGCGGCCGCTTCTACGACTTCGAGGAAGACCGTACGATCTCGTCGGGCGGCCTGTTTGCCAATGGCGACTCGAATGTCCAGGATACGACGTCGTCGGACGGTTTCTCGCCGCGCGTGCTGGTCAGCTATGACGCGACCGATACGATCACCCTGAACGCGCAGGCGAGCCAGGGCTTCCGTCTCGGCGGCGTCAACGACCCGCTGAACGTGCCGCTCTGCACCCCGCAGGACCAGGCGATCTTCGGCGGCTTCCAGAGCTATGGCGACGAGAAGTTGTGGAACTACGAAGCCGGCATGAAGGCGCTGACGGGCAATGTCACGTTCAATGCGGCGGCGTTCTACACCGACATCCAGGACCTGCAGGTCACGCTGGACGCCGGCTCGTGCTCCTCGCGGATCGTGTTCAACGTCGAGAAGGCGCACACCGCCGGCCTCGAAGCGGAACTGGGCTGGAGCCCGATGGACGGCCTTGACCTCAGCCTCGCGGCCAGCGTGCTGGAAGCGAAGTTCGACTCCACTGTGGTCGATGGCACCAGCACGGTGATCGGCGGCATCCAGGACGGCAACCGCCTGCCTTCGGTGCCGGAACTGCAGCTGTCGGCCGCCGGCACGTACCGCTGGGATCCGCGCTGGATCGATGCTGGCGCGTTCGTCTCGGGCTCTGTCCAGCACATCGGCGACCGCTATACCCAGCCGAGCGACCAGACCGCGACGCAGGGCCTGCCGGCTGCCACGGGCCTTGCCCTCGGCGCGCTGACCGGCCTCGAAAGCCCGCGCGACCTGGTGGACCTCAACCTCGACGCCTACACGACGCTGAACCTCAGCACGGGCCTCGAGTTCGACACCTGGTCGGTGACGCTCTACGCCAACAACGTGACCGACGAGGAAGCGGACCTGTCATTCGACCGCGAACGCGGCGGACGCGCCCGGCTTGGTTTCCACCGGAGCCAGCCGCGCACCTTCGGCGTGACGTTCCGCAAGGAATTCTGATCCGGATACGGATTGTCAAAACGGAAAACCCCGCAGCCTGCTGCGGGGTTTTTCATTTCTGGCGTCAGAGCGCGGCGATGACGGCGTCGGCCATCTGGCGGGTGGTCAGTTCGCCGCCGAGATCGCGCGTGCGCGCGCCGCGATCGAGCGCCTTGCCAACGGCGGCAAAGAGCTGGTCGGCCGCCTTCTCTTTTCCGAGCGACCAGCGCAGCGCCATCTCGAGCGACAGGATAGCGGCGCAGGGGTTGGCGACGCCCTGCCCCGCGATGTCCGGCGCCGAGCCGTGCACGGGTTCGTAGAGGCCCGGCGCACCCGGTGCGCCGAGCGAGGCCGAGGGCAGCATGCCGATGGAGCCGGTGAGCATGGCCGCTTCATCCGACAGGAGATCGCCGAACAGGTTGTCCGCGAGGATGACGTCGAACTGTTTCGGCTGGCGCACGAGTTCCATCGCGCAGGCGTCGGCATACATGTGGCTGAGCGCCACGCCGCCCCCGAATTCTGCCGCGGCGAGGGTGACTTCCTGGCGCCAGAAGAGGCCCGATTCCATGACGTTGGATTTCTCGACCGAGCAGACCCGGCCCTTGCGCCCGCGCGCGATGTCGAAGGCGACGCGGGCGACGCGCTCGATCTCCGGATGGGTGTAGATGGCGGTGTCATAGCCGCGGCGCAGGCCGCCCGTCTCGTCGATGCCGCGCGGCGTGCCGAAATAGACGCCGCCCGTCAGTTCCCGGACGATCATCAGGTCCAGGCCTTCGACCCGGTCGCGCTTCAGGCTGGAGGCGTCGACGAGCGCCGGGAAGCAGAAAGCCGGGCGAAGGTTGGCGAACACGTCGAGCCCCTTGCGGAGCGCGAGCAGGCCGGCCTCGGGGCGCTTGTCGCGCGCCGCGCCGACCCATTTGGGGCCGCCGACTGCGCCGAGCAGGACGGCGTCGGCGTGACGGGCTTTCTCGAGCGTCGCGTCGGTCAGCGGCGTGCCGTGCGCATCAAGGCTGGCCCCGCCAACCAGGCCGGTCTCGATGACGATGTCCGACACCAGGAGCTCCGCAACGCGGCGCGCCTCGGCGGTGACTTCCGGGCCGATGCCGTCGCCCGGCAAGAGCAAAAGTGTCTTCTTCATGGGCGCGGCCTCCGCGAAAAGTCATTGGTGCGGGCTGAGTAGCGAGGCGGGGCGCGCGGCGCAACCGGCTCAGATGGGCTCGGGGTCCGCTTCATAGAGGCGCAGGGACCGGTCGGTGATGCCGAGCTGCGGGAAGAACGAGCGCCAGGTGGCCATGTGGGCGGTCTTGAAATGCGCCGCAATCGCGTCGCGGCTTTCCCAGCGTTCGGAGACGCGGATGAGGCCGGGATCGAGCACGTCGACGGCGTAGGCATAGTCGATGCAGCCCGGCTCGGCGCGGCTGGCGCGGATCATCTGTTCCATCGCGGCGCGCGCTTCGGCGACGCGTTCGGGCGGGGCGCGGACGGTGCCTTCAATGACGATCATGGCGCGGGATCCTCCTTGGCGGGTGCCGCTTCCGGCTCGGCCGGCGCGGTTCGCTCGGGGATCTTCACGTTCGGGACTTCAGGCTTGGTGCCGAAGGGATCGGTGAGGCAGCCGGACAGCGCGGGCAAAAGGAGAAGCGGCAGGAGCAGGCGGGCGCGGCGAAGCATGGGTGTGTCTCCGGTTGGGCCCGCCGGGTCTCAGCGGGCGGTTTCGAGCCAGGGCGTCGCGAGGCGGCGCTGGCTTTCGAACTTCTCGATCTCCGGCGCGGCCGTCAGCGAGGCGCCGATCTCGTCGAGCCCGGCGAGCAGGTTCGACTTGCGCCCGGGATCGACATCGAACTTGTAGGTCTCCCCGTCCGGCGTGGTGACGGTCTGGGTTTCGAGGTCGACGGTGAAGACATGGTTTGCGCCGCCAGCGGCCTTTGCCAGTTTCTCGCAGACATCCACCGGCAGGCGCACCGGCAGGATGCCGTTCTTGTAGCAGTTGTTGTGGAAGATGTCGGCGAAGGAGGGCGCGATCACGCAGGTAATGCCCTGGTCGAGCAGCGCCCACGGTGCGTGTTCGCGCGAGGAGCCGCAGCCGAAATTCTCGCCGGCTATCAGGATCGACGCCTTGGCATAGGCCGGCTTGTTGAGGACGAAATCGGGATTGGGCGAGCCATCGGCGTTGGTTTTCAGCTCATGGAAAAGGCCGGTCGCGAGGCCGGTGCGGGTTGTCGTCTTCAGGAACTGCTTCGGGATGATCATGTCCGTGTCGATGTTCGACATCGGCTTGCCCTTCTCGAGCAAGGGCGCGGCGGTACCGGTGAGGGATTTGAACGGGGTCATGGCAGGCTTTCTAGTCCGGGACGCCGGCAATGAACAGGGTGGGCACGTTCAGGGTACCGTCGCGCACTGTGAACACACGGGTGCCGGCGCGGCGTCCGGTGCGAACGTCTGATACGTTGAAGCCGTGAGCGGCGAGGCGGCCGTGCGCCGCTTCGATGTCGCCGACGCGCCAGGTGAGGCCCCAGAAACCGTCGGGCCCGGCGGCGTCTTCGGCCTGCGCAAGCCGGTGGGCGATCTCGACCGTCAGCCCGCCGGTGCGGAAGAAGATCAGCCGCACGCCCCATTCCGGCGCCGTGCGGTCGAGCGCGAGGCGCAGGCCGAGCTTGGCGCCATAGAGCGCCATCGCGCGGTTCGGGTTCGGCGTATTGATCACGAGATGGTCAAGCGCGTGGACATGGCCGAGCGGCACTTCGGCGGGCTCCAGCGCGCCTTCGAGCGGCTCGACCACGAACCAGCGCACGCCGGCGGTGGCCTCCGGGGCGCAGCGGAAGCGGCGCCAGGTGCGGCGGAGTTCGCGGGCCATGTCTTCGCTCAGGCCGTCTTCGATGGCGGTGGGCGCGAGCGCGGTGCGGGTGAAGGCGCGGTGGTCACCGGAGAGATCGCCGGAACGAAACGCCAGCGACTTCAGGCCGGGGCCTTCTTCGGTGATGCGTTCGCGCAGGTGGTCGGCGGCGGGCGTGCCGCCTGCAGGCGCGATGAGTTCGAGCGCGGTGTTGCCGAGCTGGAACCAGGCGGTCGCGATGCCCGCCTCGCTGATGGCTTGCCAGTCCGGCGCACGGCCGAGCAAGGCGGCATAGACCGCCGTGCCCATTTCGATCTCGGGCGCCAGGATCACAATGTGATCAAGGCCGCTGATCATGCCTTTGCGCTCGCCTGCGGCAGGCAGGCGTTGACGTCCTTGAAGCCGGGAAGCGCTTCAACGCGGGCGAACCATTTGCGGATGTTCGGGAAGGGTTGCAGGTCGATGCCCGCCTGCCCCGCATAGGCGGCGATGCCGTAGATGTCGATGTCGGCGATGGTGGCGCCCTTGCCGACCAGCCAGTCGCGCCCGTCGAGCAACGAATTCAATTCCTTCAGCGAGCTGAGGGCGGTCTGCAGGTTCGCTTCGGCAATCGCTTCGGGGAACTTGAAGAAGCCGAGCTTCGCCGCCCGCGTGCGGTAGATGCCGGTGGTCAGCGCGCCGGCGCCCCAGAGCTGCCATTCGCGGGCCCGCAACCGCTCGCCGCGATCCTTGCCGCCGAACTTGCCGGTCTCGTCGGCCAGATAGTCGAGGATCACGGAAGACTGGCTGAGGCAGTAATCGGTCTGGCTGTCTTCCAGCACCGGCACCTGGCCGTAGCGGTTCTTGACGAGGAAGGCGTCGGCCTTGTGGGCCCCGGCGCGCAGGTCGACATGCTCATAGTCGAACGGCGTGGCGGTGAGGCGGAGCATCAGCCCAACCTTGTAGGTCGGGCCGGACGCGAAGATGCCGTGAAGGGTGTAGCGGGTCATGGTGTTTCCTCGGGTGATTTTTTCACCCGCAGTTACCACCATGGACCGGAACTTGGCGAGGCCTGCCGTGGCGGACCGATAGGTAGAGCCTTTGAGGATGCCGGGGAGTCCACGTCAGCGGACTCCGATGGGAAGCGATGGGCATCAGCAGAAAGTCGAAAACCCCATTCAGCTAAGAAGCCTATCCGCAATCGCGATCTTAGGGAGCAATCACAAAATTCCCATTGTGCAAGCATCCCATCGGCCTAGACTGAATTAACAACGAAGAGCTTGGGGTTTCGCCTATGGTTGTTATGATCAATCAGAAATGTGGTTCGTGCGGGAAAAGCCTCACAGGCGGGTATGTGCAAAACTACTCCGGAATAGGTCAGCCGTTTGTCGAATGCAGTCGCTGCGGATCCCTCAACAACAATTCCGGACATGTCAACGAGTGGAAGGTCATGTCCGGTTCTGACAAAGCGCTTTTTTATCTCGAACACATATTCTCAGTTCTGATGCGTAACGCGCTTCTTATGTTCTTCATCTGCATGGGGCTCGCTGTGATGATCGAGTTTGATTCTGATGTGACTTTCATTGGGGTATCGATCGCAATTTACGCTTGCATGGTTTCGTTTGGTCTCTTCCGATTTTTTGTTCTCGTTGGTCGCGCTATTAACGCTTCAAATGCGCGGATGGCAGACCCTGAGTATGTCGCGAAACTCACAGGATTGGGGCTGGCTCGATAACCTCGCCACTTCACCCACCCTTACCCTCTCGTTCATGACTGGAAAGACGAAACCTAAATGCCGCTGGTACTTCTGCATCTCGGCGAAAATTTTTCGCGCTTTCAAACAATCGATGATGCGAAAACCGTGGGAGCAAATAGACACACGGCAACGACGCCAGCCCGAATCGAAGTGACTCCAGACAATGGCGGACCAATTCTCACGATCAACTACGACCCAACCCTTCCGGGATGGATTTCGAGTACCTAAAAGTTACGAGACCTTGCTTTCGCTCCGATTACGCCATGATCAGCTGCTAAGACAATTTCGCTTTTGGGGTATTGTTCAATCGTCGAACTGAAACGTCAAAAACGGGTCAATCAAGGTCTTCCGGCGCGCGCGCCGTTACAGCCCCTCAAACAACGCCGTCGAAACATACCGCTCCGCGAAGCTGGCGAGGATGACCACGATGGTCTTGCCGTCCATCTCCGGGCGCTTGCCGAGTTGGACCGCCGCATAGGCCGCCGCGCCGGACGAGATGCCGCCGGGAATGCCTTCAAGCTTGGCAAGCTTGCGGGCGGTGGCGAGGGCGTCGGCGTTCGACACCTTGATGATCTCGTCGATCAGTTTCGTGTCGGCATTGCCCGGCACGAAGCCCGCGCCGATGCCCTGGATCATGTGCGGGCCGGGGGCGCCGCCGGAGAGGACCGGGGACGCTTCGGGCTCGACGGCGACCATTTTCAGCGAGGCCTTGCGCGGTTTCAGCACGCGGCCGGTGCCGGTGAAGGTGCCGCCGGTGCCGATGCCGGAGATGATGGCGTCGACCTTGCCGTCCGTATCCGCCCAGATTTCCTCGGCGGTGGTTTTCTCGTGGATGGCGGGGTTGGACGGATTATCGAACTGGCTCGGCATCACCGCGCCGGGGATCGACTCCAAGAGCTCCTTCGCCTTGGCGATGGCGCCGCCCATCCCCTTCTCTTTCGGTGTCAGCTCCAGCTCCGCGCCGAGATAGGCGAGCATCTTGCGCCGCTCGATCGACATGGATTCCGGCATCGTGAGGATCAGCCGGTAGCCGCGCTGCGCAGCCACGAAAGCGAGGCCGATGCCCGTATTGCCCGACGTCGGCTCGATCAGCGTGCCGCCGGGCTTCAGCTTGCCCTCGGCTTCGAGGCCGAGGATCATGGCGAGGCCGATCCGGTCCTTGACGCTGGCGAGCGGATTGAAGAATTCGAGCTTGAACAGGAGGTCGGCCTTGACGCCCTCGGCCTTCGCGAACTTCTCGGCGCGCACCAGCGGGGTGGCGCCAATGGTTTCGAGGATCGAGCCGTAGATACGGCCGCGCGGTCCGTCGAGCGTGACGCCGCCATCGAGTTTCACGGTACCGGACATGCAAGTCTCCCTTCAGGAAATCTGTGAAGGGAGACTATCGGCCCGCCGCAGCGGAAAGACAACCGAACGGCTTGTTTAGCAACGCTTATCGACCCTTTAGGCGGTCAGCACTTCGAGCAGCCGCCGACCGACTCCAGCAAGCGCGCGTCACGGTCGGCGCCGGGCAGCGGCGTCGTCAGCAGCCGGTCGCCGACGAAGATGGAATTGGCGCCGGCGAGCAGGCACAGCGCCTGGCCTTCGGCGGTCATCTTCTCGCGGCCCGCCGAGAGCCGGACCCAGCTTTGCGGGAAGACGATGCGGCAGACGGCAATGGCGCGGGCAAGTTCGATCGCGTCGATCTCCTCGCTGTCGCCAAGCGGTGTGCCCTTGATCGGGACCAGCTTGTTGATCGGCACGCTTTCCGGATGCGGCGTGAGCTTCGAAAGCTCGTGGATGAGGCCGATGCGGTCTTCGCGCGTCTCGCCCATGCCGAGGATGCCGCCGCAGCAGAGCTTGATACCGGCCTCACGGCAACGGCCAAGGGTCTCCAGGCGGTCCTCGTATGTCCGGGTGCTGACGACCGTGCCGTAATATTCACGCGAGGTATCGAGGTTGTGATTGTAATAGTCGAGCCCGGCGGCTTTCAGCGCTTCGGCCTGGCCGGCCTCGAGCATCCCGAGCGTGACGCAGGTTTCGAGGCCTTCGGCCTTCACCGCCGTGATCATCTCGGCGACTTTTGGCAGGTCGCGGTCTTTCAGCGAGCGCCAGCCTGCGCCCATGCAGAAGCGGTCGGCGCCGTTCGCCTTGGCGCGGCGCGCTGTCTCGACAACTTCCTCGAGTGGCATCAGCTTCTCGGCCTTGAGGCCGGTGTCGAACTTGGCCGACTGGCTGCAATAGCCGCAATCCTCCGGGCAGCCACCGGTCTTGATCGACAGCAGCTGCGACTTCTGCACCGCGCCATCGGGCCAGTTCGCAGCTTTCACCGCCAGTGCCCGGGCGAACAGCTGGTCGAGCGGCAGGTCGTAGACGGCGCGGATTTCCTCGCGCGTCCAGGTCTGCCGGGGGGTCAGGTCGTAGGCCATGGTTTGCTCCTTGGGCGGATCGATCAGCCGATGACGCCGTTGATGGCGGCGCGGGCGGCGAGTGTGGGGCTCATCAGGTGGGTGCGGCCGCCTCGGCCCTGACGGCCTTCGAAGTTGCGGTTGGACGTCGAGGCGCAGCGCTCGCCGGGGGCGAGGATGTCGGGGTTCATGCCGAGGCACATGGAACAGCCGGGCTCGCGCCATTCAAAGCCTGCCTCGGTGAAGATGAGGTCGAGGCCTTCCGCTTCAGCCTGTGCGCGCACGAGGCCGGAGCCCGGCACGACCATGGCGCGCACGCCGGCGGCCACCTTGTTGCCCTTCGCGACAGCGGCCGCGGCGCGCAGGTCTTCGATGCGGCTGTTGGTACAGGAGCCGATGAAGACGCGCTGCACCGGCGTGCCGGCAATCGGCTTGCCGCCTTCGAGACCCATATAGGCGAGCGCCCGCTCGCACGCGGCGGCCTTGACGGGGTCGGAGAAATCCTCCGGACGCGGAATATTGGCCGAGAGAGCAATCCCCTGCTCCGGGCTGGTGCCCCATGTGACGGTCGGCTCCACGTCCTCACCCTTGATGCGGATGACATGATCGAACACGGCGTCGTCATCCGTGTAGAGCTGGCGCCAGAATTTCTCGGCCACCTCCCAGGCGCCCGCTTTCGGCGTCGAGGGGCGGCCCTGCATGTAGGCGAAAGTCTTTTCGTCCGGCGCGATCAGGCCGGCGCGGGCGCCGCCTTCGATCGAGAGATTGCAGAGCGTCATGCGCCCTTCCATCGTCAGCGCCTTCACGGCTTCGCCGCGATACTCGATGACGTAGCCGGTGCCGCCGGCTGTGCCGGTGATCGAGATGACGTGCAGGGCTAGGTCCTTGGCGCTGACGCCGGGGCGCAGCTGGCCGGAAACCTCGACGGCCATGTTCAGCATCTTGCGGGCGCGGAGCGTCTGCGTGGCGAGCACGTGCTCGACCTCGGACGTGCCGATGCCGTGGGCCAGCGCGCCGAAGGCGCCGTGCGTGGAGGTGTGGCTGTCGCCGCAGACGATGGTCATGCCGGGTTGTGTACGCCCTTGCTCCGGGCCGACGACATGCACAATGCCGTTATTGATGTCGCCCATCGCGAAGTACTGGATGCCGTGTTCGGCAACGTTCCGCTCCAGCGTCTCCAGCTGGTTGCGCGCCTCGGGATCCTTGACGCCCGCGAGGCCGGCGGCCTGGTTTTCGGTGGGCGTATTGTGGTCGGCGACCGCCAGGGTCAGTTCAGGGCGGCGCACCTTGCGGCCAGCCGCTTTCAGGCCATCGAACGCCTGCGGGGTCGTCACTTCGTGGATTAGGTGGAGGTCGATATAGAGGAGGCTCTCGCCCGAGGCCGGGTCGGTGTGGACGACGTGCGCGTCCCAGATCTTGTCATAAAGTGTCTTGCCCGGCATTTCGGCCTCTCCTTTGCGCGCCGCACAATAGCGGCGAAACACGGCGAGGAAACCCCGCGCGCAGCTTCCCTGTCCCGGTCAGCGCAAAATTATTGCGCGCGCTCGCCCGAAACCTCGCCTCGCCGGAAAATCTTTCCGGCATTCACCGCCAAAACAAAACGCCCCCGCCTTGCGGCGGGGGCGTGAAATTCAGGGCTGGCCTAAGCCGGCAATCCTATTCTTCGGCGGCGCCTTCAGCAGCCGCGGCGGCAACCGCCTCGGCGGCCGCAGCGGCTTCAGCCGCTTCGGCGCGGGCCTTGGCAGCCGTGTCCTTGCGGGCCAGCTTTTCGGCGTCCTTCTGGCGGCGGCGCTCGGTTTTCGAGACAGCCACTTCCTGGGTTTCGATGCCGTGGCCTGTGGTGCGCTCGGCGATACGGGCGCCTTTGCCGCGCAGGTCGCGCAGGTAGTAGAGTTTCGCGCGGCGGACGCGGCCCTTGCGGACCACTTCGATCGAGTCGATCGTCGGCGAAACCACCGGGAACACGCGCTCGACGCCTTCACCGAAGGAGATCTTGCGGACCGTAAAGCTCTCGTTGAGGCCCTGGCCGGCGCGGGCGATGCAGACGCCCTCATAGCGCTGGACGCGCTCACGGTCGCCTTCCTTGATCTTCACGTTCACGGCCAGCGTGTCGCCGGGCGAGAAAGCGGGAATTTTCTTGTCGCCGAGGACGCGGGCCATTTCGACGGTCTCAAGCTCTTTAATCAGGTTCATCGCCAGTCTCCGGCGCAGCAGAAGTGGGGGGTCGGGAGTAAGCGGCGTATAAATCGGGGCGGCGGTCAAAAGTCAACGCCTTTGAGCGGTCGAGACGCCACTCTTCTATACGCTTGTGGTCGCCGGAGAGGAGAATCTCCGGAATCGCCCGGTTCTCCCACTCCCGGGGGGCCGTGTATTGGGGATATTCGAGCAATCCGGTCTCGAAGGACTCCCCTGTCAGGGAGGCAGAATTGCCTGCCACGCCGGGCAAAAGCCGCACCGCGGCCTCCACCATCGCCATCGCGGCGACATCGCCGCCGGCGAGCACGAAATCTCCGAGCGAGACCTCCTGCATCCCCCGCGCCTCAATGGCCCGTTCGTCCAGCCCCTCGAACCGGCCGCAGAACAGCACTACGCCCGGCCCCGCCGCCCAGCTGCGGGCCATCTGCTGGTTAAAGCGGGGGCCACGAGGAGAGAGGTAAACGAGGGGGCGGCCATTGGCCGGAACGCTGTCGATGGCAGCCGCAGCCACATCGGCGCGCAAGACCAGCCCCGCCCCGCCCCCGGCCGGCGTGTCATCGACCTTGCGGTGCTTGCCGAGGCCGAAGGTCCGCAGGTCCACGGTTTCCAGCGCCCATAGCCCCTCGGCACGCGAGCGGCCAAGGATCGAGGCGCCAAGCGGGCCGGGCCAGGCCTCTGGCACGAGGGTGATGCAAGTGGCGGTGAACATTGGCGGGGTTTAGCGCGGGTGGTTTCAGCCGCCAACCGTGCTCTCGTCTGCGTCAGTCGCCGGCAGGGCTGCGTCCTCGTTCGGGCGCTCGGCGCCTCCGTTGCCGATCATCAGCTCCCGCCCGGCAAGCATGCCGCCGGTGAGCTGCAGGGCGAAGCGCTCCTCGTCGCGGCGGCGCAGTTCCTCGATCGCATCGTCGATGGCGTCTTCCGGCTCGCCCAGCCGGTCAAGTGCGGCGCGGGCGAACTTGATGGCGGACTCAAAAGTCTCGCGCACCGGATAGTCGACCCCTGCCCTCACCAGTTCCATGCCATGTTCGCGGTCATAGGCGCGCGCCAGCAGCAGCGCGTTCGGGAATTCGTGGCGCACGAGCTCGACCATCCGCGTCGCGGCGGCGCGGTCGTCGACACAGACGAGAATGAGCGCGGCCTGCCCTGCCCCGGCGGCGTGCAGGATATCGAGGCGCTGGCCGTCGCCGAAATAGACCTTGAAACCGAAGGACGCGGCGACCCGGATCATCTCAGGATCATTGTCGATGGTCGTCACCGAATAGCCGCGCGCCAGCAGCGGCTGGCTGACGATCTGGCCGAAGCGGCCGAACCCGATCAGCAGCGCCGTGCCGACGGCGTCCTTGGGCGTCTCCACGCCGCTCGCATCGACTTCGACTTCCGGCATCAGCCGGTCGTGCACCAGCACGAAGAGCGGCGTCATCACCATCGAGATGATGATGATGGCGGTCAGCATGGCATTGCCTTCGGGGTCGATCAGGCCGACGGCCAGCGCCGCCGCATAGAGGACGAAGGCGAACTCGCCGCCCTGCGTCATCAGCACCGTGCGCTCGACGGCTTCGCGGTGGCTCGCCTTGAAGAGGCGCGCCACAGCGTAGACGCCGACACCCTTGAGAACGGTGAAGGCCACCACGCTGATCGC
The genomic region above belongs to Acidobacteriota bacterium and contains:
- a CDS encoding cation:proton antiporter, which translates into the protein MAAESHGPDLGALVILLGSAVLAVPVFKRIGFGSVLGYLAAGLAIGPFGFRVFTEPEAILHVAELGVVMFLFIIGLEMQPSRLWAMRREIFGLGLAQVAVCMALLSWVGVALGYSAQVSLIAGTGFVLTSTAIVMQMLQERGDLAKEKGQRMISILLLEDLAIVPLLALVAFLAPGGGDVSLGERLRGVALGLGAIAALVVAGRYLLNPIFRILAAARAREVMTAAALLIVLGAAWWMQLGGLSTAMGAFLAGVLLSESSYRHELEADVEPFRGILLGLFFLAVGMSLDLNVVVQNWQLIAISVVAFTVLKGVGVYAVARLFKASHREAVERTVLMTQGGEFAFVLYAAALAVGLIDPEGNAMLTAIIIISMVMTPLFVLVHDRLMPEVEVDASGVETPKDAVGTALLIGFGRFGQIVSQPLLARGYSVTTIDNDPEMIRVAASFGFKVYFGDGQRLDILHAAGAGQAALILVCVDDRAAATRMVELVRHEFPNALLLARAYDREHGMELVRAGVDYPVRETFESAIKFARAALDRLGEPEDAIDDAIEELRRRDEERFALQLTGGMLAGRELMIGNGGAERPNEDAALPATDADESTVGG